One window of the Nocardia huaxiensis genome contains the following:
- a CDS encoding 1-acyl-sn-glycerol-3-phosphate acyltransferase: protein MRLFALPSPPIGEVSEWVSRQVRDRVPEGDLGRRDPDYIARVTGPAWRAARLYFRAEVRGLDRIPASGPVLVVGNHSGGNVSPEVLVTTLAFTRHFGPDRPFYQLAHNLVMAAPLLGDAAAKFGTLAANPENARLALRSGAAVLVYPGGDWEVHRPAWEEARIDFAGRTGFLRLAWQERVPIVPMINYGAHENHLILTRGDRIARFLRLDKMLRLKVFPISLALPWGVNISDLAGHLPLPTKVTVEFLPRIDLREALGGAADPESAYDYVTGVMQAELTRLSGEHTYPVIG, encoded by the coding sequence ATGAGGTTGTTCGCACTGCCGTCACCACCGATCGGCGAGGTCTCCGAATGGGTCAGCCGCCAGGTCCGCGACCGGGTGCCCGAGGGCGATCTGGGCCGCCGGGATCCCGATTACATTGCCCGCGTGACCGGTCCGGCCTGGCGGGCCGCCCGGCTGTACTTCCGCGCGGAGGTCCGCGGCCTGGACCGCATCCCCGCCTCCGGCCCGGTCCTGGTGGTGGGCAATCATTCCGGCGGCAATGTCTCCCCCGAGGTGCTGGTGACGACCCTGGCGTTCACCCGCCATTTCGGCCCCGATCGGCCCTTCTATCAGCTCGCCCACAATCTGGTGATGGCCGCGCCGCTGCTCGGTGACGCCGCCGCCAAATTCGGCACCCTCGCCGCCAATCCGGAGAATGCCCGGCTGGCGTTGCGCAGCGGGGCGGCGGTGCTGGTGTATCCGGGCGGTGACTGGGAGGTGCATCGCCCGGCCTGGGAGGAGGCTCGCATCGATTTCGCGGGCCGCACCGGCTTCCTGCGGCTGGCCTGGCAGGAGCGGGTGCCGATCGTCCCGATGATCAACTACGGTGCGCACGAGAATCATCTGATCCTCACCCGGGGCGACCGCATCGCCCGGTTCCTGCGGCTGGACAAGATGCTGCGGCTCAAGGTGTTTCCCATTTCCCTGGCGCTGCCGTGGGGGGTGAACATCAGCGATCTGGCCGGGCACCTGCCGCTGCCGACGAAGGTGACCGTCGAATTCCTGCCGCGCATCGACCTGCGCGAGGCGCTGGGCGGTGCTGCCGATCCGGAGAGCGCCTACGACTATGTCACCGGTGTGATGCAGGCGGAGCTGACCCGGCTGTCCGGCGAGCACACCTACCCGGTGATCGGCTGA
- a CDS encoding YaeQ family protein, whose protein sequence is MALSATLHTFTVTLADVDRGVYEEIELRVARHPSENDEFMLTRILAYCLEYEEGITFSEGGVSSTDEPAVLVRDLTGRVTAWIEVGAPDADRVHRGSKLAGRAAVYTHRDPVKVLAQLSGKRIHRGEDVPVYSFDREFIAAAVAVIERRNTMTVSVTERVLYLDINGVNLSAPIEEHRIG, encoded by the coding sequence ATGGCTCTCAGCGCGACACTGCACACCTTCACGGTCACCCTCGCCGACGTCGATCGCGGCGTCTACGAGGAGATCGAACTGCGCGTCGCCCGCCACCCGTCGGAGAACGACGAATTCATGCTCACCCGTATCCTCGCCTACTGCCTGGAATACGAGGAGGGCATCACCTTCAGCGAGGGCGGCGTGTCGTCCACCGACGAACCGGCCGTTCTGGTGCGCGACCTCACCGGGCGGGTGACCGCGTGGATCGAAGTGGGTGCGCCCGACGCCGATCGGGTGCACCGCGGCAGCAAGCTGGCCGGGCGGGCAGCGGTCTATACGCATCGGGATCCGGTGAAGGTGCTGGCGCAGCTGTCCGGCAAGCGGATTCACCGGGGCGAGGACGTTCCCGTCTACAGCTTCGATCGCGAGTTCATCGCTGCCGCCGTCGCCGTCATCGAACGCCGCAACACCATGACCGTGTCGGTGACCGAGCGCGTGCTGTACCTGGATATCAACGGCGTGAACCTGAGCGCTCCGATCGAGGAACACCGGATCGGATAG
- a CDS encoding gamma-glutamyl-gamma-aminobutyrate hydrolase family protein produces the protein MASNDSEPAADSVYRPVIGLPTYAERARFRAWDIDCALLPRGYVDLVHAAGGIPVLLPPLGVPSDVLVDRLDGVVLTGGSDIDPARYGAQAHPATGGIRSDRDDFEFELFALAHRRSMPVLAVCRGLQLVNVALGGTLQQHLPDVLGHTDHNPTPGVFHPVPVTTCDGSQVASIIGHEVTAHCHHHQAIDTLAPGLTASAHAADGTIEAAEARTGSFLLGVQWHPEADATDHRLMTALVTAATTYGKERGR, from the coding sequence GTGGCTTCGAACGACTCTGAACCGGCGGCGGATTCGGTGTACCGGCCGGTCATCGGCCTGCCCACCTATGCCGAACGGGCGCGGTTCCGGGCCTGGGATATCGACTGCGCGCTGCTGCCGCGCGGCTATGTCGACCTGGTGCACGCGGCGGGCGGGATACCGGTCCTGCTGCCGCCGCTGGGCGTGCCCTCCGACGTCCTGGTGGATCGGCTAGACGGTGTCGTGCTCACCGGCGGCTCGGATATCGACCCCGCGCGCTACGGTGCGCAGGCCCACCCCGCCACCGGCGGAATCCGTTCCGACCGTGACGATTTCGAGTTCGAGCTGTTCGCGCTGGCGCACCGGCGATCGATGCCGGTGCTGGCCGTCTGCCGCGGACTGCAATTGGTGAACGTCGCCCTGGGCGGGACCCTGCAGCAGCATCTTCCGGACGTGCTCGGCCACACCGACCACAATCCCACCCCGGGAGTGTTCCACCCCGTCCCCGTGACGACCTGCGACGGCAGCCAGGTCGCGTCGATCATCGGGCACGAGGTGACCGCGCACTGCCACCACCATCAGGCCATCGACACCCTCGCCCCCGGATTGACCGCGAGCGCCCACGCCGCAGACGGCACCATCGAGGCGGCCGAGGCGCGCACGGGATCGTTCCTGCTGGGAGTGCAATGGCATCCGGAAGCGGATGCGACCGATCACCGGCTCATGACAGCCCTGGTGACGGCGGCGACGACATACGGAAAGGAGCGTGGCCGGTGA
- a CDS encoding 3-oxoacyl-ACP reductase encodes MQRLQDRVAVVTGGGSGIGLATVRRFAQEGAKVVVADIDATSGEAAAAEVGGLYVKVDVTDEAQVEALFQTAVDTYGGLDIAFNNAGISPPEDDSILTTGLEAWRRVQEVNLTSVYLCSKYAINHMLERGRGSVINTASFVAVMGAATSQISYTASKGGVLAMSRELGVQFARNGIRVNALCPGPVNTPLLQELFAKDPERAARRLVHIPLGRFAQPEEIAAAVAFLASDDSSFITASQFLVDGGISGAYVTPL; translated from the coding sequence TTGCAGCGCTTACAGGATCGAGTCGCGGTCGTCACCGGCGGCGGCAGCGGCATCGGCTTGGCCACCGTCCGCCGGTTCGCCCAGGAGGGCGCGAAGGTGGTGGTCGCCGATATCGACGCCACCAGCGGCGAGGCTGCCGCCGCCGAGGTCGGCGGCCTGTACGTGAAGGTCGACGTCACCGACGAGGCGCAGGTCGAAGCGTTGTTCCAGACCGCCGTGGACACCTACGGCGGGCTCGACATCGCATTCAACAATGCGGGAATCTCACCGCCGGAGGACGATTCGATCCTCACCACGGGCCTCGAGGCGTGGCGGCGCGTGCAGGAGGTGAACCTCACCTCGGTGTACCTGTGCAGCAAGTACGCCATCAATCACATGCTCGAACGCGGTAGAGGCTCGGTGATCAACACCGCGTCGTTCGTGGCGGTCATGGGCGCGGCCACCTCGCAGATCTCCTACACCGCTTCCAAGGGCGGGGTGCTGGCCATGAGCCGGGAACTGGGAGTGCAGTTCGCGCGCAATGGCATTCGCGTCAACGCGCTGTGCCCGGGACCGGTGAACACGCCGCTGCTGCAGGAGCTGTTCGCCAAGGATCCCGAGCGGGCCGCGCGCCGGCTGGTGCACATTCCGCTGGGCCGCTTCGCCCAGCCGGAGGAGATCGCCGCCGCCGTCGCCTTCCTGGCCAGCGACGACTCCTCCTTCATCACCGCCTCGCAGTTCCTGGTCGACGGTGGCATCTCCGGCGCGTACGTGACGCCGCTGTAA
- a CDS encoding glutamine synthetase family protein, producing the protein MRSGMLSVADLLERVDAGTIDTVLVAMTDMQGRLQGKRCSARYFVEEVLDHATEACDYLLAVDVDMTTVDGYASSSWDTGYGDFVLRPDVSTLRLVPWWPGTALVLCDVERLDAHGEPGGGPVTASPRQVLRAQLDRLAEHGLYAYVGTELEFLVFDDSYEAAYTGGYRDLRPANQYNVDYSMLGTARIEPLLRRIRNEMSGAGMYVESAKGECNPGQHEIAFRYDEALVTCDNHTIYKTGAKEIAAQDGRSITFMAKYNEREGNSCHIHLSLRTEAGEPVFAGEGGESALMRHFLAGQLDGLRELTYFLAPNINSYKRFQAGSFAPTAVAWGRDNRTCALRVVGHGPSLRFENRVPGADVNPYLAVAATIAAGLHGIENELPLEPEFHGNAYRSDRPRVPRTLRDAAHLLGESKIAQRAFGDDVVRHYRNAAQVELDAFDAAVTDWERVRGFERL; encoded by the coding sequence ATGCGTAGCGGGATGTTGAGTGTTGCCGATCTGCTGGAGCGGGTCGATGCGGGGACGATCGACACCGTCCTGGTCGCCATGACCGACATGCAGGGGCGGTTGCAGGGAAAGCGTTGCTCCGCACGGTATTTCGTGGAGGAGGTGCTCGACCACGCCACCGAGGCGTGTGACTATCTGCTCGCGGTGGACGTGGACATGACCACCGTCGACGGCTACGCCAGCTCGTCGTGGGACACCGGCTACGGGGATTTCGTTCTGCGACCGGATGTTTCGACGCTACGCCTGGTGCCGTGGTGGCCGGGCACCGCGCTGGTGCTCTGCGATGTGGAGCGGCTGGACGCGCACGGGGAACCCGGCGGGGGACCGGTGACGGCCTCGCCCCGGCAGGTGTTGCGCGCGCAGCTGGATCGGCTGGCCGAGCACGGCCTGTACGCCTACGTCGGCACCGAGCTCGAATTCCTGGTGTTCGACGACAGTTACGAGGCGGCCTACACCGGCGGATACCGGGATCTGCGGCCCGCCAATCAGTACAACGTCGACTACTCGATGCTGGGGACCGCGCGCATCGAACCGCTGCTGCGCCGCATCCGCAATGAAATGTCCGGCGCGGGAATGTATGTGGAGTCGGCCAAGGGGGAGTGCAATCCCGGCCAGCACGAGATCGCCTTCCGCTACGACGAGGCGCTGGTGACCTGCGACAACCACACCATCTACAAGACCGGGGCCAAGGAGATCGCGGCCCAGGACGGCCGCAGCATCACGTTCATGGCCAAATACAATGAGCGTGAGGGCAACTCGTGCCACATCCACCTGAGTCTGCGCACCGAGGCGGGCGAGCCGGTCTTCGCCGGGGAGGGCGGTGAATCCGCGCTCATGCGGCACTTCCTGGCCGGGCAGCTGGACGGGCTGCGCGAGCTCACCTATTTCCTGGCCCCGAATATCAACTCCTACAAGCGGTTCCAGGCGGGCAGCTTCGCGCCGACGGCCGTGGCCTGGGGACGGGACAATCGAACCTGCGCGCTGCGGGTCGTCGGGCACGGTCCGTCGCTGCGCTTCGAGAACCGGGTGCCGGGCGCGGACGTGAATCCCTATCTGGCCGTGGCCGCCACCATCGCGGCGGGGCTGCACGGCATCGAGAACGAACTGCCCCTGGAGCCCGAATTCCACGGCAACGCTTACCGTTCCGACCGGCCACGGGTGCCGCGCACCCTGCGCGACGCCGCGCACCTGCTGGGCGAGAGCAAGATCGCGCAGCGGGCCTTCGGCGACGATGTGGTCCGGCACTACCGCAATGCGGCACAGGTCGAACTCGACGCCTTCGATGCCGCCGTCACCGATTGGGAGCGGGTTCGTGGCTTCGAACGACTCTGA
- a CDS encoding phytanoyl-CoA dioxygenase family protein: protein MGAEVSSVVDLSGDLAGTYRHTRSSGHTVDSAVVDADLAAVLREGYVILEGLLDAGELAQIRAEVAPMLERTGRNNFEGHATQRVYSMLNKTRSCDRVVAHPRVLALLDRLLMPNYLLSMIQAINILPGEAAQMLHTDDGFYPLPRPRKALSAATIWAIDEFTADNGATDIVLGSHEWGDRLPSGDEERVPVVMPAGSCVFFLGTLWHGGGANRSAAPRLALTAQYCEPWLRPQEAFTLSTPHDIVRAVGEDIRRMLGYSIHPPFIGQVNGMHPKRLLETDVPEDL, encoded by the coding sequence ATGGGCGCCGAAGTGTCATCGGTCGTCGATCTGTCCGGAGATCTCGCCGGCACCTATCGCCATACGCGAAGCAGCGGGCACACAGTCGATTCCGCCGTCGTGGACGCGGATCTGGCGGCGGTGCTGCGCGAGGGCTACGTGATCCTTGAGGGCCTGCTCGACGCCGGGGAGCTGGCGCAGATCCGCGCCGAGGTGGCGCCCATGCTGGAACGCACCGGCCGCAACAACTTCGAAGGCCATGCCACGCAACGCGTGTACAGCATGCTCAACAAGACGCGCAGCTGCGATCGGGTCGTGGCGCACCCGCGGGTGCTGGCGCTGCTGGACCGGCTGCTCATGCCGAACTATCTGCTGTCGATGATCCAGGCCATCAATATTCTGCCGGGCGAGGCGGCGCAGATGCTGCACACCGACGACGGCTTCTATCCGCTCCCCCGGCCCCGGAAGGCGTTGAGCGCGGCCACCATCTGGGCCATCGACGAGTTCACGGCCGACAACGGCGCGACCGACATCGTGCTCGGCAGCCACGAATGGGGCGATCGGCTGCCGTCCGGGGACGAAGAGCGCGTGCCTGTGGTCATGCCCGCGGGTTCGTGCGTGTTCTTCCTCGGCACCCTGTGGCACGGCGGCGGCGCGAACCGCTCCGCCGCACCACGTCTGGCGCTCACCGCGCAATATTGCGAGCCGTGGCTGCGCCCGCAGGAAGCCTTCACCCTGTCCACCCCGCACGACATCGTGCGCGCGGTCGGCGAGGACATCCGCCGCATGCTGGGCTACAGCATCCACCCGCCGTTCATCGGCCAGGTGAACGGGATGCATCCCAAGCGACTGCTGGAAACGGATGTCCCCGAGGACCTTTAG
- a CDS encoding aldehyde dehydrogenase family protein, giving the protein MTSAQVINPATEEVVTTIEAASEAATDAAIARAQQAGAGWRALAPGDRARLLRRFADAVDADLEHLARLEVTNAGHTIGNARWEAGNVRDVLHYSAGLPERLLGNQIPVAGGVNITFHEPLGVVGVIVPWNFPMPIAAWGFAPALAAGNTVVLKPAELTPLTAIRLGELALEAGLPENVFQVVTGKGSVVGQRFVTHPAVRKVVFTGSTEVGKQIMAGCAQQVKRVTLELGGKSANVVFADADLERAAATAPYAVFDNAGQDCCARSRILVQRSVFDRFLELLEPAVKGVRVGDPGDAATEMGPLISAAHRDQVAGFIEPSTKIAFTGTRPDGPGFWFAPTVVLPTSPADRLLTEEVFGPVVAVLPFEDEADAIRIANDTEYGLSGSIWTSDVGRALRVSRAVESGNLSVNSHSSVRYWTPFGGFKQSGLGRELGPDAARAFTETKNVFIATD; this is encoded by the coding sequence GTGACTTCGGCCCAGGTGATCAACCCCGCGACCGAGGAGGTCGTGACCACCATCGAGGCGGCGTCGGAGGCCGCCACCGACGCGGCCATCGCGCGAGCGCAGCAGGCGGGAGCCGGGTGGCGTGCGCTCGCACCGGGGGACCGCGCCCGGCTACTGCGCCGCTTCGCCGACGCGGTCGACGCCGACCTCGAGCATCTGGCCCGCCTGGAGGTGACCAATGCGGGCCACACCATCGGCAATGCGCGCTGGGAGGCGGGCAATGTGCGCGATGTGCTGCACTACAGCGCCGGACTGCCGGAACGCCTGCTGGGCAATCAGATTCCGGTCGCCGGAGGCGTGAACATCACCTTCCACGAACCACTCGGCGTGGTCGGGGTGATCGTGCCGTGGAACTTCCCGATGCCCATTGCGGCCTGGGGCTTCGCGCCCGCGCTCGCGGCGGGCAATACCGTGGTGCTCAAACCGGCGGAGCTGACCCCGCTCACCGCCATCCGGCTCGGCGAACTCGCCCTCGAAGCGGGCCTGCCGGAGAACGTCTTTCAGGTCGTCACCGGCAAGGGTTCGGTGGTCGGGCAGCGCTTCGTCACCCATCCGGCCGTGCGCAAGGTGGTGTTCACCGGCTCCACCGAGGTGGGCAAGCAGATCATGGCCGGCTGCGCCCAGCAGGTGAAGCGGGTGACCCTCGAATTGGGCGGCAAGAGCGCCAATGTCGTGTTCGCCGACGCCGATCTGGAGCGGGCGGCGGCCACCGCGCCGTACGCGGTCTTCGACAATGCCGGGCAGGACTGCTGCGCGCGTTCGCGAATTCTGGTGCAGCGCAGTGTCTTCGACCGGTTCCTGGAGCTGCTGGAACCGGCGGTGAAGGGCGTGCGCGTCGGCGATCCCGGCGATGCGGCCACCGAGATGGGCCCGCTCATCTCGGCCGCGCACCGCGACCAGGTCGCCGGATTCATCGAACCGTCGACCAAGATCGCGTTCACCGGAACCCGGCCCGACGGACCGGGATTCTGGTTCGCGCCCACGGTGGTCCTGCCCACCTCGCCCGCCGACCGGCTGCTCACCGAGGAAGTGTTCGGCCCCGTGGTGGCCGTGCTGCCCTTCGAGGACGAGGCGGACGCCATCCGCATCGCCAACGACACCGAGTACGGCCTGTCCGGTTCCATCTGGACCTCCGACGTCGGCCGTGCGCTGCGCGTCTCGCGTGCGGTGGAATCCGGGAACCTGTCGGTGAATTCGCACTCCTCCGTGCGGTACTGGACCCCGTTCGGCGGTTTCAAGCAGTCCGGGCTCGGCCGTGAACTCGGCCCCGATGCCGCGCGCGCCTTCACCGAGACCAAGAACGTCTTCATCGCCACCGACTGA
- a CDS encoding FAD-dependent oxidoreductase codes for MTERVVIIGADATGMAAASQARRLRNAAELEIVVFERGHFTSYSACGIPYWVGGHVDSRDDLIARTPEEHRARDIDLRLRTEVAEIDIDGRRVRARDLETGDESWWDYDKLVFGTGATPIRPPLPGIDAAGVHGVQTLDDGQALIDSLNSIPGRRAVVVGAGYIGVEMAEALINRGYEVTMVTRSPQPMSTLDPDMGELIRKAMEGMGIQVVTDAEVTAIRTGADGRANAVATADAEYPADIVVLGIGVRPATELARAAGLPLGPHDGLLTDLAMRVRGHENIWAGGDCVEVLDLVSGSLRHIPLGTHANKHGQIIGSGVGGDYATFPGVVGTAVSKVCDLEVARTGLLEQDARAVGLQYVTVVIESTSRSGYYPGAAPMAVKMLAERRSGRLLGVQIVGREGAGKRIDVAAVALTARMTVEQMVALDLGYAPPFSPVWDPVLVAARKAVGVVRRDQRTTE; via the coding sequence ATGACCGAACGCGTGGTGATCATCGGAGCGGATGCGACCGGAATGGCGGCGGCGTCACAGGCGCGCAGGCTGAGAAACGCCGCGGAACTCGAGATCGTGGTGTTCGAACGCGGGCACTTCACCTCGTATTCGGCGTGCGGCATTCCGTACTGGGTGGGTGGCCACGTGGACTCCCGCGACGATCTCATCGCGCGCACGCCGGAGGAACACCGGGCCCGCGACATCGATCTGCGCTTGCGCACCGAGGTGGCGGAGATCGATATCGACGGGCGGCGGGTGCGGGCGCGGGATCTGGAGACCGGCGACGAATCCTGGTGGGACTACGACAAACTCGTCTTCGGCACCGGAGCGACGCCGATCCGGCCGCCGCTGCCGGGCATCGACGCGGCCGGCGTGCACGGGGTGCAGACCCTCGATGACGGGCAGGCCCTCATCGACAGCCTGAACTCGATTCCCGGCCGCCGCGCGGTCGTGGTGGGCGCGGGCTACATCGGCGTCGAGATGGCCGAAGCCCTGATCAATCGCGGCTACGAGGTCACCATGGTGACCCGCAGCCCGCAGCCCATGTCGACGCTGGATCCGGATATGGGTGAGCTCATCCGGAAAGCCATGGAGGGCATGGGGATTCAGGTCGTCACCGACGCCGAGGTGACCGCCATCCGCACCGGCGCGGACGGGCGGGCGAATGCGGTCGCCACCGCGGACGCCGAATACCCCGCCGACATAGTGGTTCTCGGCATCGGCGTGCGCCCCGCCACCGAGTTGGCCCGCGCCGCCGGTCTGCCGCTCGGCCCGCACGACGGGCTGCTGACCGACCTCGCCATGCGGGTGCGCGGCCACGAGAACATCTGGGCGGGAGGCGATTGCGTCGAGGTCCTCGATCTCGTCTCCGGATCCCTGCGCCACATTCCGCTGGGCACGCACGCCAACAAGCACGGCCAGATCATCGGCTCCGGCGTGGGCGGCGACTATGCCACCTTCCCGGGCGTCGTGGGCACCGCGGTCAGCAAGGTGTGCGATCTCGAGGTCGCCCGGACCGGTCTGCTGGAGCAGGACGCGCGCGCCGTCGGCCTCCAGTACGTCACCGTGGTCATCGAATCCACCAGCCGCTCCGGCTATTACCCCGGCGCGGCCCCCATGGCGGTGAAGATGCTCGCCGAGCGCCGCAGCGGGCGGCTGCTCGGCGTGCAGATCGTGGGCCGGGAGGGCGCGGGCAAGCGCATCGATGTCGCCGCCGTCGCCCTCACCGCCCGCATGACCGTCGAGCAGATGGTCGCCCTCGATCTCGGCTACGCGCCGCCGTTCTCACCGGTGTGGGATCCGGTGCTGGTGGCCGCCCGCAAAGCGGTCGGCGTGGTGCGACGGGATCAGCGCACGACCGAGTAA
- a CDS encoding flavin monoamine oxidase family protein produces the protein MSIGGVSRRQLLRTALAGMAASGVAACARASGEGAVDGLPRGTSHTLARELLGVGERGEDLTLAYLKVLVDTGLPATNTRKKIIVVGAGPAGLSAANLLADAGHQVTVLEANGNRTGGRVKTLRGVFADKDLYAEAGAMRLSSAHPMVLALADKLGVRRRPFYNSDVLPETVTPATTPVYYRSFTGEEWTNGPRTEYAAPASAGRSLIRVNGLTRTRAEYAANPGAVHASFGCGLAEPSRVVLGSALRQTSALGDQPIERQLERWTELLDTHENHSLRDYLKDQGWPKDRLETVGTLENLTARLGHSVVFPLVDHTLIPVGAFYWELAGGTASLTDALTRRLGPAVLLGKRMTRLEQTEHGVRVWTTGETGTETSDGAPSGPAESFDADYAIVAIPLSAARFCTFEPALSYDKRRAIIEMHHDAATKVLLEFKTRFWEQGPAGFRGGRCATDLPNRSLFFPSHVENSEGGVVLASYTFADDAMRWDSLTEGERIHFALAGMRELFGARVDSEFTGVGITQSWVRARYALGEAAIPAPGQLHEHHLATRSAEGRVHFAGDHTSLNTAWIEGALESGVRAALEVHRR, from the coding sequence ATGTCGATCGGCGGAGTATCGCGACGTCAGCTGTTGCGCACCGCGCTGGCGGGAATGGCCGCGTCCGGTGTGGCGGCGTGCGCGCGGGCCAGTGGGGAAGGGGCCGTCGATGGCCTCCCGCGAGGCACCAGCCATACCCTGGCGCGGGAGTTGCTCGGGGTCGGCGAGCGCGGGGAGGATCTGACCCTGGCGTATTTGAAAGTGCTCGTCGATACCGGACTGCCCGCCACGAATACGCGGAAGAAGATCATTGTCGTGGGCGCGGGCCCGGCGGGGTTGAGCGCGGCGAATCTGCTGGCCGATGCGGGCCATCAGGTTACGGTGCTGGAGGCCAATGGGAATCGCACGGGCGGTCGGGTGAAGACCCTGCGCGGCGTGTTCGCCGACAAGGACCTCTACGCCGAGGCGGGAGCCATGCGCTTGTCCAGCGCGCATCCCATGGTGCTGGCCCTGGCGGACAAACTGGGAGTGCGGCGCAGGCCATTCTACAACTCCGACGTGCTGCCCGAGACCGTCACCCCCGCGACGACGCCGGTGTACTACCGATCGTTCACCGGCGAGGAATGGACCAATGGCCCGCGAACGGAGTACGCGGCCCCGGCATCGGCGGGGCGGAGCCTGATCAGGGTGAACGGGCTGACCCGCACTCGGGCCGAATACGCCGCGAATCCCGGTGCGGTGCACGCGAGTTTCGGCTGTGGACTGGCCGAGCCCAGCCGGGTGGTACTCGGCAGCGCGCTGCGGCAGACCTCGGCGCTGGGCGATCAGCCGATCGAACGACAGCTCGAACGCTGGACGGAACTGCTCGACACCCATGAAAACCATTCGCTGCGTGACTATCTCAAGGATCAGGGCTGGCCGAAAGACCGTCTCGAGACCGTGGGGACGCTGGAGAACCTCACGGCCCGACTAGGGCACAGCGTCGTGTTCCCGCTGGTCGACCACACCCTGATTCCGGTCGGCGCGTTCTACTGGGAGCTCGCCGGTGGAACGGCCTCGCTCACCGATGCGCTGACCCGGCGGCTCGGCCCCGCAGTCCTGCTGGGCAAGCGCATGACCCGGCTGGAACAGACCGAACACGGCGTGCGCGTCTGGACCACCGGCGAGACCGGCACCGAAACCTCGGACGGCGCACCGAGCGGTCCGGCCGAATCCTTCGACGCCGATTACGCGATCGTGGCCATCCCGCTGAGCGCGGCCCGCTTCTGCACCTTCGAGCCGGCGCTGTCCTACGACAAGCGGCGCGCCATCATCGAAATGCACCATGACGCGGCCACAAAAGTACTGCTGGAGTTCAAGACTCGCTTCTGGGAGCAGGGCCCGGCCGGATTCCGGGGTGGACGCTGCGCCACCGACCTGCCGAACCGATCCCTGTTCTTCCCCTCGCACGTCGAGAACTCCGAGGGCGGCGTGGTGCTGGCCTCCTACACCTTCGCCGACGATGCGATGCGCTGGGATTCACTCACCGAGGGCGAGCGTATTCACTTCGCCCTGGCCGGAATGCGCGAACTGTTCGGGGCGCGCGTGGACAGCGAGTTCACCGGTGTCGGCATCACACAGAGCTGGGTGCGCGCACGCTACGCGCTCGGCGAGGCCGCGATTCCGGCCCCCGGGCAACTGCACGAACACCACCTCGCGACCCGATCTGCCGAAGGCCGGGTGCATTTCGCCGGCGACCACACCAGCCTCAATACCGCGTGGATCGAAGGCGCCCTGGAGAGCGGCGTCCGGGCCGCCCTCGAGGTTCATCGGCGCTGA
- a CDS encoding TetR/AcrR family transcriptional regulator has protein sequence MARAPLGRQQLLDAARAELLDGNGVVDLHALKRRSGLSTGALYHHFGSKAGLLVAVYEEFHRGLVAAIADDTLPAGGHWGDRERVRTRHFVAYHFGDPLAELLLSRIVMEPEVAELEAGALARLTASAGRNIRQGQRDGDIDAAIDPELAGACIIGALKYGIADLLRRDPRPSVDDASARLWNVIEGALTSR, from the coding sequence GTGGCACGCGCACCCCTGGGACGTCAACAACTCCTCGACGCCGCCCGCGCCGAACTCCTGGACGGCAACGGCGTGGTCGATCTGCACGCCCTCAAGCGGCGCTCCGGGCTCAGCACCGGGGCGCTGTATCACCACTTCGGCTCCAAAGCCGGTCTGCTGGTGGCTGTTTACGAGGAGTTCCATCGGGGGCTGGTGGCGGCCATCGCCGACGACACGCTGCCCGCGGGCGGGCACTGGGGTGATCGGGAACGGGTGCGCACACGGCACTTCGTGGCCTACCACTTCGGTGATCCGCTGGCCGAATTATTGCTCAGCCGAATCGTCATGGAGCCCGAGGTGGCGGAACTGGAAGCCGGTGCGCTGGCCCGGCTCACCGCTTCGGCGGGCCGCAATATCCGGCAGGGTCAGCGCGACGGCGATATCGACGCGGCCATCGATCCGGAATTGGCCGGGGCCTGCATTATCGGGGCCCTGAAATACGGCATCGCCGATCTGCTGCGCCGCGACCCGCGACCGTCGGTGGACGATGCGTCCGCCCGCCTGTGGAATGTGATCGAAGGAGCGTTGACCAGCAGGTAG